The Punica granatum isolate Tunisia-2019 chromosome 4, ASM765513v2, whole genome shotgun sequence sequence CTGTTTCTTAATTTAAACCGCTGCATTCTTTGGTTCTCTCACACATTGATGATTTATAATATTTCGCAGGAGTATGCAAGGGAAAATGAAATTTCTATTGAAAAACAAAACCGGATGAGCGTGGGAAAGAAAGGCGATCGAGAACAAGAGGATATAATTCGGCGCTCAGTGCAGTTGAAATTACAACAAATTAATGTACTCCTTCCTCATATTTCATAGTCCTGACAGCGGTGTCAAGTTATACGAAAATCGGACCAACTCAATTGTAAGAGACTCTTTTCCCTCTAATTCTAAGTCAGTCATACTAGTTGAGTTTGGCTGTGTTCGATCTCAAAAGTCATTACGTACATACATATAACCGGTCGATGCCATTGGCATCTCAGGCGAAGGTGCTCCGGGTAGTCGACGACGGCAATGGAAGAGATGTTGGTGTGGTGAAACCCGAAGAGTTTTATGTGATAACCTTCGCAAGAACATAAAGTAAATTCTAACATCAATTTCCAAGCATGTGCTTCTCAAAACATATCTGGACCTCGAGCCGCCCAACTTGCAAAAATACCATTATTCTCAGGAGGAAGAAAAGCCATTATTGACTGCAAATGATCGACATCAAGCTTTGACTGATTAAGCAGAGCTGAGATGTTGGTGCGTTTGCCCACTATTTAACGAAATTCCACGCGATGGGCATTCGGATATTCCAGCCCAAACGTGAAGGAGAGTTTTagtaaatagataaataaatcacGCCGCATTTAATAAgattaattttgtaaattagACGATTGTGATCGTTTGGAAATCTCACAATTTCCATGTAAAAAGTGCTAATCATTAAGATAGAAATGAAAATCCGtctcaatatatatgtaaattagaaaattactgtatgtatatatattggaaaaaagaaattctcaCATGATCCTATATCACAGAGACATgatgaataattaataaaactttAACAATTAGTAAAAAGTGATCATACGATGTTACGTGGttaatgttaatttttttatttatgatcaTTTAACCggtacttttttttatgtgcCATTTGTTAATGATAAGCGGCAATTTGCTTGAgtcaaaaatttcattttccaactaaaatatattaaattttggtGCTTCTTAGGTCAAAATCCTCACTTCTCAATTAAAATAAGTCAAATTCTTTGCACTTGACGGGGAGATTCTTCCTTCAATATGAAATGACGCtatgtttttctttcaaaaacTCAAATCCCTCATTGAAAAGTGATAACTGATCAATAATTCACAAGCAGCAGGCAATCATTAGCATTGGCCATCAATAATGTACATAGTGATCTACCTATCCAAGTAACAGCCCTCCAAACAATAGCGACAACGGTGAAAATCTCGTGCTGATATAGCCTCCTATTAATATTCCCTTCTAACCAGATATGGTAGACGTAACTAGTCTATAGAAGCTTGGAGATAACAACACCCAGCATCCGACCCTTTAAATCGAGATCAACTGATCTCGATTTGAGGAATCCTCAAATAGAGAAAATAGGCACGGTGTCAACTCCTTATAGTATTCAGAAAAAAAGTGAATAAAGTTTATACATGATATGGATGAAAAATGTGACGTTACATCTGCTTGGAAACTCTATTGAAAGGAACAACCTGATCATACGATTACCGGTGCAGGGAAAGAACGCGTCTTCTAAACTCCTTCACTTGACAACAAAATTCACATGCCGCAGAATTTACATGCAGTCCCCATTCCAAGGAACCTTAGCTGGGTTTGGCCTAAGTCTCTCGAAGCTGGGACGAACCCAAGATTTTGATCGAGTGGGGCGAGTTCTTAGGggaggcaaaaaaaaaaaggtaatttTGCCGAGTTAGAAAGAGCGAATATAAGTAATTTCGttaaaagataaagaaaaattactgATTTTTCATATAATGTCAAAATTTTAAGGGAACGGCTGGCACATCCAGACCTCCCCTTGGTCCATCCCTGCTCCCAAGCACTAGCTGGTGTGATCAAACCACTCTCGTGAGGAATCTAGATCAACTCATCTCGATTTCAGATTTGAATATACCCCGCTGTAGCTTGAATTAGTAGTGCCTGTGGATCAAATGATCGAGGCCGTTTCCACTTCCCACTCCTCAACACAACTCACCATATCAGACCCTCTTGAACAGTAATCAATCAGGGGATCCACTGGGAACCAGCCAAGGATCGAACTAGGAGGAGATTTTCTCCCACGTTTCAACCCGATAAGTAACCAGAGGCATCATTAATTGCCTCAATTGAAGGATCTTCCTTTGACTAGATATTTATGAATCCAAGCAACCCATATAAACAGTTAAACACCATTATTAAGAACTAATTTAAAAGCGTGCCACATTTTCaacaatttcctttttctctatCCACGAAAGAGAACCAAGcgtttttttttggttacatgtattttatgtaataacgtccttttatttttcggtTCTAAGGAAGATCTATAGGctttgtataataaaatagaaatttaaataaaaagatacgGATAGTCCAACTAAGTATCAAATTGGAAACCTCTTAATTACCAAATAAGGATATGTACCACTATATTATACTCTCTTTAATGACGTCTTCTTTGGGTTATGGCCTATAGGGGCAAAATTTCTTAGGACAATTGGGTCCTTGAAAGATGAAGTTTGCATCATCAAGAGTCCTtgcctcttttctttttctttttaaatctCCTAGATACCCGATAGAAGAAATTCGCGTCGGTTAATTTCCTTATACATCAATTAAATCCCGTATACATTATGTAGTTCTTTTTATACATTAATTTGGttcttttatattaattaggtCCTTAACTACATCAATTGGGTCTTTGAAATATCAATTAGGTCCCTCCATTAATATTAGGCGTTGGCGGTGTTAATTCGAAAGATTTTTGCATCAATTACGCCTTTATTTGTTTTCATGCATATTCATCAGCTGAACCCCTAATTTCATACATTTACATTTGACCTCAATTTCCCTCTATctcatatataaaaaaaaaattaaaacttaaaaCAAAAGATGAAGCTAGGAATGGGGGGCTCCCGCCGGCCACCTCTCCGAGTCCCACTGGCTTGGTTGCTGGAGACCAATGGGGCCTTTGGCGACCGAGTCTGTGGGGTCAGTGGTTGGAGGGGAGCTTCCTCGACCGATTTGCCCCGTCCGCTCAAAAGACTATATACTCAAATGGGTCCCTCTCCAATACGAAGCTGTTTTCGGCTAGGGACCTGTCCAACTTAATGGATGTTTATGGGGAAGGACCTCAACCTCTCTTATGGTCCAGATGAGGAAGACAAATCGGAACACGTTGGTGGAAGATGAGGcagggaaaaaataataaaatgaagaaTCCTACTCTATAATGTCAACAATCCTCCTCTATAAGCCGCCAGCGAGAGCCCAAATTGTAAAACTTCAACGAAATTATTCAGTTTTGGGTGGGACCGTCCGGAGAAGTATTCAAATAAATACGGTCGACTATAAAATGTAACACAATCAACTGGAGCCAAGAATTTTAAAGTGCAGCGAACtgtattatatttttgcaGTCGACTATGTCTATTTGGATTCTCGAACTGTGTTGGACGGGATCGAATAAGCTTCCCATCTTTCAAGACCTAATTGTCCATTTCCTCCGGAGGGGGCCACTACATAATTTGGGCCAAAATTGGGAAATTGATGACGTCGGTGGTCGGATGCTGACAGTGAACAAACGTCTTTGCATGCGTAATCCGCCGCTTtaaggaaaatgaaatattttaaatgtttggaaaagataaaataaaaaaagtcaaagaaagaTGGTCGGGGTCAGCGAATCCGCCCCGTTGCGTTGCTTCTCACTTTCTCTCCACCCTCCAGGCCTCCACGACAACTCCTCCATCCTCTGTCTCGGCCGCCACTGATGCAAAAATGGAACCTTCATGTTTGTCTCCTTTATGGTCCATCCGGCAGTGGCATCGATGTCCTATAAATATTCCCATTGTTGGGCATCTTCCTCCTCCATCATTTCCTTGTCTCTCCAAATCTGGAATAGAAGCAGTGAAGTTGAAACCTCTCCCGCAAAAACGCTAACATGTCGGCCGAAGCCTCTTCCATCCCTCTCATCACACCCTACAAGATGGGAAGATTCCATCTTTCCCATAGGTACTTCATTCCACCACCTTTCCTCCTTCTGGGTTTCTGGGTTTTAGTAGATACTCTCAGATTCTGTGTTCATTTATGAATTAGAAGCTCGCATCTGTGAAGAGCTTGGAATGCTGTTTATTGCCATCACTAGCTTCGTTTCTTTGATATTGAGCTGCCCAGTTAATGCTTATTTATCCTTCCCAGTGAATGGAAAAGGTGATCGTTGTAACAGatgcaagaaaaaaatggtCATTTTGCTTTTCCCGATTTTGTCGTTATTGATTTGGATAGTTCGGTGCCGAATATGCATTGACTGTGGACCCAACAGGGGACAATCCCGAATGCCGCAATGTGCATGGTCCGAACTGAATGGTAAATATCTACGAGGCTGCAGACTTGAAACTTCGGAGTATTTCAAATCACAGTCTTGGGTCACTTGGAGTGCCAAACATGTCTCCTAGGAAACATGCCTGGTGTGAAAGTTCCGCTATGATCCCTTGAGCTCACacttcttttgaaattgtatTGCTATCTGTTATATAGCCTGTCATCAGGGTGTCGAAGGCGCTTAGCGGGTGTATCAGTTGATAAAGTGAGAAATAAACCAGAGGTTAAGAAATGACCCCAGAGGTTAAGAATAATTCAGAAGATGCTACTCTCCTACAGTCTTTTACTCGAAGGCAGTTGCACACATGTCATTCCTCTAGGAGACCATGGCGTGTCATGTCTTTTCTATCAGATTATAGCTTAATTATAGTCTAGCGTCAATTTGATTTCTTGTATATTTGAGATTATCATGGAATTCTATTTAATCTGTCTGGTGAAACTCGGCATACAACTGGTGTCAAACTTCCTATATTTGTTTGTCATCTACATTGGTAGCTAACCTTGCCCATTTTCAATAAGATTCTTCTTGATCGTATCAGTTTCTATCTGGGTGTTGGCAAGCATAATATTATGGCTGCATTGTACTGAATGGTTCTCGTTCCTTCTAATTTCTCAGAGTTGTTTTGGCACCGCTGACTAGACAAAGATCTTACCACAATGTGCCTCAGCCGCATGCAATATTATATTACTCGCAGAGGACCTCAAAAGGGGGCCTTCTAATTTCTGAAGCCACAGGGGTGTCTGATACCGCTCAGGggtatttttcttctttcactGTACTTCATCGACTGCTTCTCCTATTAACTATACAGCATGCAGGTTCCTTCAGTAGCTTTTTCGCAAGGTGGAGCTTATAGTTTCTTGACCTGACTCTTTTATTGGCTTGATTTTAAAGGTATCCTGACACGCCTGGTGTCTGGACAAAAGAGCAAGTTGAGGCCTGGAAACCCATTGTTGATGCCGTTCATGCTAAAGGCGGTATCTTCTTTTGTCAGATTGTGCATGTGGGCAGGGTTTCAAATTCAGGTTAGCTGAATGAGTAGCAAATGCTAACTAAACTTGAGGAGCCTCGAACAGTTCAGTGCTTTGCACCCATTGAGATTCTTTACTTACGCTTGCTATTTCTGATTGTAGGTTTCCAGCCAAATGGGCAGGCTCCGATCTCTTCCACTGAGAAGCCATTGACTCCTCAACTTAGAGCTAATGGTGTCGCTGTTGCTGAATGCTCACCTCCACGCCGTTTAAGGACAGATGAAATCCCCGAGATTGTCAACCATTTCAGACTTGCTGCTAGGAATGCTATGGAAGCTGGTAAGGTTCTCAATACTTCATGATGAGTGCTTTCCCATTTTTGAAGTTCAACAACCATTCCAGTTATCCACTCAGTCTGGACATGAATGAGTTTGAATAGTCTCATTGTTGTCCACACTTCAGTGGAATAGAATGAATATTAGAAACAAGAGCAAATATTTGTTCTTTCTATAGGGCACTGCATACATGAAATTGTGCTGCTGCATTACCGATATTGAGCAGTCAATATGCTGCCTATACCAATTTTCTACCTTCTCAGGACTCAGCTTGTTATAGAAATGGAAATTGATCAATACAATCTCTTCTGCTATGATTGTTCAGTAAGATATGTCTTATAAATGTAATCAAAGTATTGACTTAATAATACGGAACCGACTACTTTAAACCAGTTTTGAAATGCTTAgccaaaaaagagaaattttcTGTGGGTGTTATTTGTACAAAGAAAGAACTCATCAATATTCtacccccttttttttcccgggagttaaaaaaataaaacttgctGCCTATTGGTTCAACTTGTTTGGGCCTGATGGACTATTTTTTTGGCTAACTGGCTGAAACAAAGAGAAGATTTTTGACAGGTCCTGAACAGTGCAGATTATTCTTACAGGGCCTGAAAAGCATTTCCATTTGCTGATGAATGTGCTGAATCATGGAAAAATTTTTGGGCTTTGACATTGTAGGCTTTGATGGAGTTGAGATTCACGGGGCTCATGGCTACTTAATAGACCAGTTCATGAAAGACCAAGTGAATGACCGGACCGACCAGTATGGTGGTTCTCTGGAGAACCGATGCAGGTTTGCCCTCGAGATCGTCAAAGCCATTTCTGATGAGATCGGACCAGACAGGGTTGGGATACGGCTCTCTCCGTTCGCGGATTACATGGAATCAGGAGACTCGAACCCCAAAGCTCTGGGGCTTTACATGGCTGAAGCTTTGAACAAATACGGGATTCTCTATTGCCACATGGTGGAGCCAAGGATGAAGACAGTCGGTGAGAAGTGTGACTGCCCGCACAGCCTGGTCCCAGTGAGGAATGCCTTCATGGGCACTTTCATTGTTGCAGGGGGCTACGATAGGGAGGATGGGAACAAAGCTGTGGCTGAGAACCGAGCCGATCTAGTTGCATTTGGTCGGTTATTCTTGGCCAATCCCGATCTGCCTCGTAGATTCGAGCTGGATGCTCCTCTAAACAAGTATAACCGAAATACATTCTACATCTCTGATCCTGTGGTCGGTTATACGGATTACCCATTTCTTGAAACCGCTGCTTAGGTTTCCACAGATCACTGATCGATGATTTATACTTCTCTGCTGGGTAAGCCTGCTATCATAATGCAAAGTGTTGGCACCGTGCAATCTAGGAAAATCATAGGGGAAGCTAAGCATGGAGTATGCCGATTGTTTGTTTGAGAGCAGGTATTTAGGGTGAGATTGTAATGTTCTGGTTTTGGGCAAGAACCATCAAACGGTTCCTATGTGTCAAACTTGTATGATTTCTTGCTACTTGTGACGACTTTGGGATGTGCGATATTGGCAATAAAGATTGTCTGATTGATTTAAACGTTCTGCAGTTAGCTTCTTGTAATGTTAAAATACGGGAGTTTCTCATCAGCAATTATGTTCATAACTGGGAGTTCTACAGGCATAACTTGTGAACGTGATgaccctatatatatatatatatttctgttAATTAAGCAAGAAATTCCGTCTTAATAGATAATATTCCTCATAGCACACCATTTTATGAATcttttgtaaatatataatgttCAAGTGAAGCGGCATCCTTCGGGTGTGTGGAATGTCCAAAAGACCCTCCATCAAATCAAGCTTATAAATTGCTAATCCTCTGCAAGTTCCGCTAGATCACAACActgaaaaattgattatacgataaatatatttataccAGAATAAGGGACGTTTTCCTCGAGAGACCGGGACAAATTTGCCCGTCACATCCGGACAAAGCTCTTCGAGGATAGACATGGGCAGAGTCATAGAGTCATGTCAATTGATATGAAAAGCATAACGAACAGCAAAACCATTGGAGTCTCCTTTTTTGACATCAGGGGACTTTGTGTTGGAACATCGGCTTAATGTAATGtactaattaaaattttggaataaaGCGTATGTCCCCCTCCAGGGAATCTCTAGGATTTGATTGGCCGTGGGCAGATTAGTTATTCTATTTTTCTCTGCTTTAAATATTCTTTTAAGTTACTTGTTATTAATTCGGGTTAAGAAGATAATAATTGAGAAAGAAGATTAATTTGATGGCGGGGTGTAAGTGTACCGGCATGTATCCTCACTCGATATCAAGAAGTTCCGGTTCTGCTCGTGCCAGTGAAATTTTTCGTACTTGCTGAATTTCTCTATCCTTTACTCGGTCTAAATCTCTCTAATAATCGGAAAAAGGGAAAGATAATAACTATGGAAACAACTCAAATTGATGCTTTTAATTGGGGTTCCGATGATTCTTTCAGGGATAACCACGGCCTGATTAAATGAGTATATATTTTGCATGATTTGACGTctcttaattaatataatataaataaatttaattaatatgatatctCCATCTTCATTTGAGTGAAGCAAATTCTGTCTTAATTAAGGATATTTAATTCTAATCTATAGTGTGGAATCTAATTGAATGAAAGCGTGACATGGCTTTGCGTGATTATGAAAAATGAGGCTCAGAACAACATCatcttcctctcccattctcGATAAGATATTATGTACTCATAATTTAAATGTGCCCCTTATCCATGAGGCCGTATATATGTTTCATGTTTGGTTTTGATTGATTTGAGAGATCATAGGaataattgaatattttttaatttttaatcctCTCTAAGGGGGACAAAGGGTGAGGGTTAAGAGCACCCGTCGAAGAACAAATGACGTGTATTTGAGAAAGTTATTAGGAGCCGGAAATTCTATAATCACTTTATGTACTTATTATAATTTCTACATGCAAATTGAACGCGAAGTTGGCATAAAAAACTGCAAAATCGACATAAAATAATCATGAATCCACTGCTTGAGCTGATCCAATTGCTCTTGGTGAGAAGCAATGGCCAAAGCAAGAATATCAATCACAGAATAATCTCCATTAATTACGAGCGATCATTTCAGTGCGAGCATTTCAACTTATCTAAATAGGAGGgaaattgagagaaagaagGACCAtccatttccttttatttttcctctctttctcttatCTGAATGGACGATTTAACATTAGATGAAGTGATCATTTGAAAGATCTGATTATTAGATCATCGAGTAATGAAAtgattatataattttcttttagctTGATTTGATTAagtctcttttatttttaattaatgaactgtttatatacaattatatatatatatataaataaagaaatgatTACAGGTCCCTATTTGGACCATGGGGCGAGTGAGGAACTTTTTAATACATAGGTcacctgttttttttttgccctttttttttcccttttgttctaatatgacaaatatatttctatttgaAAGAAAGATCACAACTTAAAATGTAGCTTGATTGGTAAGAGCCTTGTCATTTCCCACCAGTTGCCCGAGCTTGAATCCCCTGGACATCCTAGGTGATTATTTTTGACCTTTTTATGTaatcctattttttttttcattattcatGGATCAAAAGACAAGAAAAATATGCGGTAAGCATTTATTAGCTTTTACAAGCATAATATCCAGGGTTCGAATCCCCCATGCCCCCAAGTCATTGTACcctcaatttctttttctttgcttcttgttttttttttaattttttattttcttttcatccttTTACCATCAAAACATTTTAAATTCTACTCTCAAGGATATCaagtatatatttaataattccCACCGCAAAGTGCAAGCTATCGACCTAGTataataaaagggaaaattacaattgtaatataaatcaattcaattttgtCATACAGCatgaaagaataaaaaattttcatggtGTGATATgctatttatattccgtcaaaaaatgaatgaaaagcTAATGTGACGGCATTTTTAGCGGGACCCTTGCACATGTAGCTATTTGTGGACCGAAaaccaattaaataaaataataaaataaaattaaaaaagaaaaatctgcATGGGATCGGAGAAGGGGAATGGGACGCCCTCGTTGGCCACCCACCCCTGATCGAAGTCATTGACCAGCTTTGTTGGTATCTCTCAAAATGGAGGGAGGTCTAGGTACCCTTACCGGCTACCCACCCCCTGATCGAGGTAACAGACCTGCTTAGACCTCAATCAGGGGATGGATCCATAGCCACCCACACTCCGGGGGCGCCTCGCAATCAAGGTCTTCGGCTGGTTTAGACCACACCAGCAACCTTGATCGGGGGTGAGTGACCGGTGAGGAACCCCTACCCCCTTCGGACTATGCTTTGAGACTTGAAGTGACAAATTATTTCTTGAAATTTAAGCAGGTCTTCTAAAAGCAGAAAACCGTACGATACTCGCGATTGGTATAGCAAACGACTAATCTCTCTAAGGTGGCAACACATTTTCGATATACTTTATATTACGTGCATATATCAGTTGAGCAAGAGCTATGATATCACAttctatattattttgtatattacGTGCATATATCAATTGAATGATAGATCCGCTTGTGATGAACTATGGTGGTATGCTAAATTCTTGGTAATGGGTGATCAGAGCTAGTTACGAGTCCATATAGCTCACAGAACGTCAAgtccaatttcaaaatagcCAAATTGCGCCTCATTCATCATCAATTGTCTGCCCCAAACCCGCCCTCCCACCCCCTCTTGCCCTGAGGTGAAAGAAGAAATTCATCTCTTGGTTACAAGTATCGACTACGGAAATGGAAGTCTAGTTCTgaatttattagaaattagatattaaaatttatcagTTTGAGTTTTTGGATTGGAGGATCAgcttaataatttataaattcagtaaaaattttatgaaaatggATAATGGACAAATTGTCCATGCAAGTTGACAATAAGTTTTTTCGATGAATTGCAAGTTGACAAAGTTGATAGTTTTCGGTGGATGACAAGTTGATAGTTAATTTCATGCGATAATGCATGCATGGATGTGGACCATCAATCTTCTTCGTAGGTCGTCTACTCTTCTGGGAATAGCTACGTAGCTACCTATAACCAAATATGGTCTCAACTCTTTCGCGGAAATTCAAGTTCACATAATAAATGGGAAAGCTAACCTATTTAAGCCATCGGTCTATATATGGAAATTAAAGAGAGACGCCCCAAATCCCCCTTcacatagatatatatatagattttctcAAAGGAAAGGGGcgcccttttattttttaaaaaaagcgTTTGTTATTTCTTATAACGTGATTTTCTTTCAACTTAGAATGAAGGGGTTCTGAATTCATTTTTGAATTAAAACTAATGAACTCTGGATTCCATTAATAAGAATGGAGTTTTCCGTACCATTTTATTTCCCCTTTCCATATACCCTACATGCTAAAACCTTGGACATAAAACATGGACCTCCCTTTATATATGACCAGAAACTTTGAATTGGGTTaatcagtttttttttataagaggTCAATCATATTTATTGATAACTATAGGTCCAAtaatctaccgaaaaaaactATAGGTCCAATAATAACCGCCCCTGCAGATTTTACAAGAATAAACGACCGTTATTTACGAGAGGTTCTTCGGTGAGCCTACCTTACTAAGTGACGTGAGGAAATACcaattaaattgtaataaattcaataataagtGCTAATCACTcaattaattttgataaattttcttaattgagGCAATTCTATTGATTCTTCCTCATCACATCACTATGAGGTAAgaccatttaaaattttcttcttattgACCGCTTCAAGATCAGAAGACTCTAATGTTATCTCAACTCAATGAATACAAGCCACGGGGTTATCAAATGTGTGAAGCCATGGGGTTATCAAATGTGTGTGAATAATGAAATGAGATATATCCTCCCGGACACTTAATGATAGATCCTTCTCCTCCTTTTGGTTACTGGGAAACAAATGAGCTTAgtacaagaaaattaaaaatataataaagcaGTATGAATAGGCTCATCATGATAATCGAATCTGAAACTGCTACATCATCAGGCTAGTGTCATTATTACACGACACCTCTTTTCTCATGAAATCTAAGATCTTCTCATTATATATTGTCCTTTCTTCTTTTGCGCCCTTTGAAGGATAATAGTCCACTTCCATATGAAATTGTTGTTGTTTGGGCTTGTTTGACGGTTAAGGAGAGTGACTTTTTTAGTGAAATGCCTATTTCAAGTCACTTTTGAAATTAAGTAGAAAAATACTCTATATTGGGCATCCTGCATGGCCTGTGACCTGACTCACCTATCCAGGAGCTAGAAGGATAATCACGTGGACTATGGGAATTTGTGGGGCGAAGTCTTGACATCCCTCATtataaaacaagaaaaagaaattgttaATCTTGATCTCATTCAGTTTCTCACATGGAATTGTATTGGAAATTTTATGTACTCATATGATATCGATTATAATTCAATGTCCATAGATAGCAAAGGCTAGATTCATCGATTAAGAACCTACTTTCCAATGTTTCTGACATAGAAAAGGTCTTCTCTTCTGGGCTAGCTACCGTAGCTATACCTATATGTTACCAAAAATGGTCTCAACTCTTTCATGGAATTTCAAATTTACCGAAAGGGGAAGCTGACCAATTTATTCCATCAGTCTATATATGGAAATGGAAGAGAGAAGGTCCCGAGTTCCccttcatatatatagatcttTTCGAAAAGAAAAGGGTGCCTTTGAAGTTTGAACATCGTttatgaattatgaaaaatattgttTAGAGCAATGAGATTCACTTTTGATTtgaaattaagagattttggttcaccaaaaaaatttaagagattttgattttaattctaaGCAATAGAACTTCCTACATGCTTCATTAAAtgtgtgtttggatttaaattttttttaactcaactcaactccacttatcttcaatttaacaacacaattattacttttaatttttttaaattttttttaaccattcaattcaatttttaatactaaattctctcaactattcattactttttcacactttttctcataatttaataacacaatcattacaaaccatttaaaatcaaaactcaactcaactcaactcaactcaactctaatacCAAACACATTATAAATCTTCTTATAGAAAACCTAATGAAGCGATATCAATCGTCTTACCTTGATAATTGAACTT is a genomic window containing:
- the LOC116202761 gene encoding 12-oxophytodienoate reductase 2-like; amino-acid sequence: MSAEASSIPLITPYKMGRFHLSHRVVLAPLTRQRSYHNVPQPHAILYYSQRTSKGGLLISEATGVSDTAQGYPDTPGVWTKEQVEAWKPIVDAVHAKGGIFFCQIVHVGRVSNSGFQPNGQAPISSTEKPLTPQLRANGVAVAECSPPRRLRTDEIPEIVNHFRLAARNAMEAGFDGVEIHGAHGYLIDQFMKDQVNDRTDQYGGSLENRCRFALEIVKAISDEIGPDRVGIRLSPFADYMESGDSNPKALGLYMAEALNKYGILYCHMVEPRMKTVGEKCDCPHSLVPVRNAFMGTFIVAGGYDREDGNKAVAENRADLVAFGRLFLANPDLPRRFELDAPLNKYNRNTFYISDPVVGYTDYPFLETAA